Below is a window of Dehalococcoidales bacterium DNA.
CGTTTCCCAGCAGGCTTTCGTCATCGGCGTATTTCTTTCACTGGTAATGGCGGTAATCGGGCAGCTTTTCGCCACCGATATCATGAAGCTCTGGAAGCTGGAGCCGGATGTCATCGCCGCCGGCGCCACCTACATGCGCATCGAGCTCATCGGCATGTTCACGATGTCCTTCGGGATGCTGGCGCAGAGCGTGATGCAGGCTTCCGGCGATGCCCGCACCCCGATGAAAATCAGCGTGGGCACGAGGGTTTTCCACATCCTGCTCTGCCCGTTCCTCATCTTCGGATGGTCGTTCTTCCCCGCTCTGGGCGTAAGCGGCGCTGCGCTGACCGGTGTGATTGCCCAGGGCATCGCCAGCGTGATAGGACTCTGGGTGCTATTCAGCGGAAAAACCAAGCTCCGCCTTTCACTGCGGAACTTCCACTTCGATAAAAACATCATCTGGCGCACGGTAAAAATAGGTATTCCTTCATCCATCGGCGGGATTCACATGAGCCTGGGCAGCATCATTTTCATGTGGTTCATCACCCCCTTCGGCACACTGGCCGTGGCCGCCCACAACCTGGTCTCACGGGTGGACATGTTCGTGCTGATGCCGGCGATGGGGCTGGGATCGGCGGCGGGGATACTGGCGGCGCAAAACCTGGGGGCACAGCAGCCGGGGCGCTCCGCCAAAACGGCCTGGACGGCGATAGCCTGGTTCACCGGCTTGATGCTGGTTTTCTCCGTCGTCATCTGGTTCTGGGCGGACTACGTGGTGCGCGTTTTTAATCCGGAGCCGGAGCTGGTAGATTTGGCCAGCACCTTCCTGCGCATCCAGACGGTCAGCTACATGGCCAACGGCCTGATGATGGTAATGATGAACGTGATGAACGCCGTGGGCGATACCCTGATAGCCTTTATTATCGACCTGACGACGATGTGGGGCATAAGGGTGCCGCTGGCAGTCATCCTGCCGAAAATCCACAACCTGGGCGTTTACGGGATACGCTGGGCGCTGGTGGCGGACACCCTGTCCTCCGCCGTGGTGTTTATCATCTATTTCCAGTCCGGGCGATGGAAAAAGAAGAAGATATAGTCGCTGAATGCCGCTCCAGGTGAGAGGCATGACGGGGGAGGGGGGGTGATTAAAATCCCTCTCTTATTCCTTCCGATTTCACCGGAATCTTCGACTTTAACAAAGGGAGACGTCAATGCCCCGAAATCAGGGGGCGGCGGAGGGTGATATAACCTCTCCCCCTCTGTCCCCCTCTCCGTTGACAGAGAGGGGGAGGGTGCTATTTACGAACCCTTTTTCCTCTTATCCCCACCTGCGCTAAAGCTTCGGCGGACAAGCCTCTCCCCGCCGGCAGGGAGAGGGACGATGGATGGCAGGATGCAGATTAACTTCTTTCCATTTTTTCCCTTTGAGGGTGTTATAATATACTTAGAATGAAAAATCACAGCTATTATTTACGGCGCACCAAGATAATCTGCACCATCGGGCCGGCATCAGGTTCACCGGCCGTTTTACAGCGGCTGATAGCCGCCGGGATGGATATAGCCAGGCTCAATATGTCCCACGGCACGCTGGAAGAGCATGCCCGCAATATCGAGAATATAAGGAAATTAAGCAAGCGGGAAGGGGTGACGATAGCCATTCTCATCGACCTGCCCGGCCCCAAGTACCGCATCGGGCAACTGGGCGGGGGGCAGGTAACGCTGAAAAAGGGCAGCCAGGTCTATCTCACCACCGAGGACGTCCAGGGCAGCCCTACCCTGCTGCCGGTGACCCTGCCCAACCTGGCCCGGGACATCAAGAAAGGCGATACCGTCATCCTCGACGACGGCGGCATGGAGCTGAAAGTCCAGGGGATAGACGGCGCCGGCGTG
It encodes the following:
- a CDS encoding MATE family efflux transporter, producing the protein MDKRDAPEGDNREPAAIESGQTPMERDWTKGSITGALFSLAWPMTISTSIMMLGPIIDMIWIGKLGSADMAGVGISGIVVMLIDSLIMGLFTGLRAMVARFVGSGDLKQANHVSQQAFVIGVFLSLVMAVIGQLFATDIMKLWKLEPDVIAAGATYMRIELIGMFTMSFGMLAQSVMQASGDARTPMKISVGTRVFHILLCPFLIFGWSFFPALGVSGAALTGVIAQGIASVIGLWVLFSGKTKLRLSLRNFHFDKNIIWRTVKIGIPSSIGGIHMSLGSIIFMWFITPFGTLAVAAHNLVSRVDMFVLMPAMGLGSAAGILAAQNLGAQQPGRSAKTAWTAIAWFTGLMLVFSVVIWFWADYVVRVFNPEPELVDLASTFLRIQTVSYMANGLMMVMMNVMNAVGDTLIAFIIDLTTMWGIRVPLAVILPKIHNLGVYGIRWALVADTLSSAVVFIIYFQSGRWKKKKI